The genomic stretch GAACTGATTGAAAGGCTTGATGAAAATGCCCACGACAGTTTTTATATCACAAAAGTCGAAAGCCACTACAAAAAAAGGTCATTTGAGGAACTGCTTTTATGTGTATTCACCCGTTCCGAAGACATTGAGGAGATTTTCAGAATGTGGTTTGTCGAAAACAACCACATCCTCGGCCAGGAGGCATTCGGCTTTGAACACAACAATACATTATGCATTGAGGATTTAAGCCATTGACTCCTCATTTAAAAAGTTACAGTTTAACTGCTTACGTGGTAAGTCTGGCCGCCCACATCAACTGTTCCATGTAGGTTTCCGTTGCTGTCCATATAGGAGTCAATCTGATAGTCCCCGTAGTCTGTGTGTCCGCTTTGATGTGACTCCACGCTTCCGTCATCATAGACTGTTCCGTATGTATCGGCAGAACCAGCATCACCTTCATAGTGTGATTCCACATCCCTTCCGTTTGAAGAGGATGAATAGCTTCCGGAACTTGAAGAGGAGGAACTTCCTGAAGATGAAATGCCGCCACTATAATCTGAGGTTGAATAATCATCTGAATAGCTTGAATAGTCATGTCTTGGTGCAAAGGCAGAAAAGACTGAAGCCACAACAATAAGAAGTATTATGATTGCCACAATTATTCCGGCAGCCTTTTTTGGAGAATCCCAAGCTTTAAAATCCTCAATGAGATTCGGATTTGCTACACCCTGCGCCCTTTTGACCTCATTGTAGGTTTCATACAATGCATATACCCATATTATCACTGCAATGACAGTGCACACAGGAACCGCAAGGCCCAGAATGGAAAAAATCAGTCCTCCAATAAAGAGGAGAATCCCTTTTTTGACGTTTCCTGCATATACGATTCCAAGTCCGGTTAGAAGAAATGAAATTACAAGTGCAAGAATTGTGTTCTTTTCATGTTTAACATCCGATTTTACATTTACCTTGAATTTATGGCCGCATTGCCCGCAGAATGTTGCATCATCAGGGTTTTCGGCCCCACATTTATCGCAAAACATATAATATAATTTGATAAATAAAGTATATATAAGTGGTGATTAATATGATATGTCCAAAATGCAGAAAAGCTATGGTGAAGATTCAAAGTTCTGTTTGGACTGCGGTGTTGAACTGGTTGAAAGTGCGGTTGTTCCTACACTTGACCCTGAAATGGGATCTCTTGATTTCCAGTTGGTAAACAGGAAAATATCCGAATATCAGCATGAGGCAAAGCTTGCTGACAGTGTCTACA from Methanobrevibacter sp. encodes the following:
- a CDS encoding zinc-ribbon domain-containing protein, with the protein product MFCDKCGAENPDDATFCGQCGHKFKVNVKSDVKHEKNTILALVISFLLTGLGIVYAGNVKKGILLFIGGLIFSILGLAVPVCTVIAVIIWVYALYETYNEVKRAQGVANPNLIEDFKAWDSPKKAAGIIVAIIILLIVVASVFSAFAPRHDYSSYSDDYSTSDYSGGISSSGSSSSSSSGSYSSSSNGRDVESHYEGDAGSADTYGTVYDDGSVESHQSGHTDYGDYQIDSYMDSNGNLHGTVDVGGQTYHVSS